The proteins below are encoded in one region of Paenibacillus albus:
- a CDS encoding sugar ABC transporter substrate-binding protein: MKKGFKAVALLVVIMLFAAVVAACGKDNKVSVGIVLPTKDEPRWVQDEQRFKDALKGTDYTTDILFSQGSSAKEKENVETLINKGIQVLIICPQDGDAAAAAVESAKKAGVKVISYDRLITKTDAVDYYVTFDSVAVGAAQAQYLVDHAKGSGEPLYLYAGAASDNNAFLFFQGAWQVLQPKIADGTFKIANSSEAEALKGNATLERDQMSKIIGQITTNWDANEAKNKAQTHLTAAAADMKGDVAILAPNDGTARSIADVFGSDKDIKSFVVSGQDAEQASVQYVIDGKQSMTVFKDVRNLVKDAMGMALSILDNKTPETTGEYDNGKIKVPAKQTDVIVVDKDNVKSALIDSGYYKASDFQGL; the protein is encoded by the coding sequence ATGAAAAAAGGGTTCAAAGCAGTAGCACTTCTAGTCGTCATTATGCTGTTCGCGGCAGTTGTAGCGGCTTGCGGCAAAGACAACAAAGTAAGCGTAGGTATCGTACTTCCGACGAAGGATGAGCCGCGTTGGGTACAAGATGAGCAGCGCTTCAAGGATGCGCTTAAGGGCACGGATTACACAACTGATATTTTGTTCAGCCAAGGTTCCTCGGCGAAAGAGAAAGAAAACGTTGAGACGCTTATCAATAAAGGCATTCAAGTATTGATTATCTGTCCTCAAGATGGCGATGCAGCAGCAGCAGCTGTTGAGTCCGCGAAGAAAGCCGGCGTTAAAGTTATCTCCTACGACCGTTTGATCACGAAAACAGATGCTGTCGACTACTACGTTACATTCGATAGCGTAGCAGTAGGTGCAGCACAAGCGCAATACCTGGTTGACCATGCTAAAGGCAGCGGCGAGCCATTGTACCTGTACGCTGGCGCAGCTTCCGATAACAACGCGTTCTTGTTCTTCCAAGGCGCATGGCAAGTGCTTCAACCAAAAATCGCTGACGGCACGTTCAAAATCGCGAACTCCAGCGAAGCAGAAGCTCTGAAAGGCAACGCAACTCTGGAGCGCGACCAAATGAGCAAAATCATCGGTCAAATCACAACGAACTGGGATGCAAACGAAGCGAAGAACAAAGCTCAAACTCACTTGACTGCAGCAGCAGCTGACATGAAAGGCGACGTAGCAATTCTTGCTCCTAATGATGGCACAGCTCGTTCGATCGCAGACGTATTCGGCTCCGATAAAGACATCAAGAGCTTCGTAGTTTCTGGTCAAGATGCTGAGCAAGCGTCCGTTCAATACGTAATCGACGGCAAACAATCCATGACGGTGTTCAAAGATGTTCGTAACCTCGTTAAAGATGCAATGGGAATGGCGCTTTCGATCCTCGACAACAAAACACCTGAAACAACAGGCGAGTACGATAACGGCAAGATCAAAGTACCAGCGAAACAAACAGACGTTATCGTTGTTGACAAAGACAACGTGAAATCGGCTCTGATTGATTCCGGCTACTACAAAGCTAGCGACTTCCAAGGACTGTAA
- the xylF gene encoding D-xylose ABC transporter substrate-binding protein, giving the protein MLPKPKVHKMLGAAMIIAALVLPSSCKLLQSDNGKIGESLKQPERLEHARASGDDGQLVIGLSIDTLEEERWVKDRDLFKVAIEELGAKVDVRAANGDDAKQIAQAESMISSGVDVLVVVPHNAEACAAIVAKAHQAGIKVISYDRLILDSDVDLYISFDNEKAGELQAEAIVKQVPKGNYVLIEGADTDNNAHMFKQGQMNIIKPLVDKGDIKIVYDQFTKEWIPSNARANMEVALRANQGHIDAVIAANDGTAGGVIGALADHALAGKIPVSGQDAELAAAQRIVEGTQTMTVYKPIPKLAEAAAELAVKMAKGEEVITDRKVFNKKIDVPAILLEPIAVDSNNMEETIIADGFHKKSDIYRNVK; this is encoded by the coding sequence ATGTTGCCTAAACCGAAAGTCCATAAAATGCTTGGCGCAGCAATGATCATCGCGGCACTTGTGCTCCCTTCATCCTGTAAGCTGCTGCAGTCGGATAATGGGAAGATCGGCGAATCGCTGAAACAGCCAGAGAGACTAGAACACGCAAGAGCTTCCGGCGACGACGGTCAGCTCGTAATCGGGCTTTCAATAGATACGCTTGAAGAAGAGCGCTGGGTGAAGGACCGCGACTTGTTCAAGGTAGCCATTGAAGAGCTTGGCGCGAAGGTCGATGTACGGGCGGCCAACGGCGATGACGCGAAGCAAATCGCCCAAGCGGAGAGCATGATCTCGAGCGGCGTCGATGTGCTAGTCGTCGTACCGCATAATGCCGAAGCCTGTGCGGCTATTGTAGCGAAGGCGCATCAAGCTGGCATCAAGGTCATCTCCTACGACCGGCTCATTCTGGATTCCGACGTCGATCTGTACATTTCCTTCGACAATGAGAAAGCCGGCGAATTGCAGGCCGAGGCGATCGTGAAGCAAGTGCCGAAAGGCAATTATGTCTTGATTGAAGGCGCGGATACGGACAATAACGCGCATATGTTTAAACAAGGCCAGATGAACATCATCAAACCCCTCGTCGATAAAGGCGACATTAAGATCGTTTATGATCAGTTCACGAAGGAATGGATTCCGTCGAATGCGAGAGCGAATATGGAGGTTGCGCTGAGAGCGAATCAAGGCCATATTGACGCGGTCATTGCAGCTAATGACGGCACCGCAGGTGGCGTTATCGGCGCGCTTGCAGACCATGCACTGGCAGGCAAGATTCCGGTTTCGGGGCAAGATGCTGAGCTTGCGGCAGCCCAGCGGATTGTGGAGGGGACGCAGACGATGACCGTTTACAAGCCGATCCCGAAGCTGGCGGAAGCGGCTGCAGAGCTGGCGGTCAAGATGGCGAAGGGCGAGGAAGTAATCACCGACAGGAAGGTGTTTAACAAGAAGATTGACGTACCAGCCATTCTACTAGAACCGATAGCTGTCGATTCGAACAATATGGAGGAGACGATCATTGCCGATGGCTTCCATAAGAAATCAGATATTTACAGGAATGTGAAATAG
- a CDS encoding response regulator transcription factor, with protein MIRVLIVDDEPIERIALQKIISEGFTEVEVVGQAVNGREAIEQTKLLKPDLITMDIKMPGLSGLEAIQGIKAAGIRTKFIMVTAFDTFEFARQALQLGVSDYLLKPSKKAVILETIGKVVDEIVAERKEQERLQMESERLRKMLPIVEADIVSQLLFDDVQSVHLRENIALLGLPGSKGGFVVNLLLSDSKKGEGALGDLENLYSTIIAQLNDATVHFWIGKLSGKQVPIIVFMSGELSYRNHAVGIGRKLVQLVQRHSEFEPFAGIGGLCIDIGDAMRKSYHEALLASVDLTLPSRFRLYEDLPQHEGVPARIDTLEMEKNVLEEVRRGNWEAAADQAIQMIDAYEGAGEQLSMAQQRIFEVLIIVTRMLHEMSVGVDTPYYPNQSASYVLLKAETRTIFNRLAQTAAALEGEMESDLLLTLKRYIKEHAHEELSLERIAAHVDRNPFYVSKLFKEYFGMNYIDYLTECRVETAKQLMQETDKSLKEITFDIGYNDPNYFSRVFRKIVGSTPTDYRKQLLRPSVKKQS; from the coding sequence ATGATACGCGTACTGATTGTAGATGACGAGCCGATTGAACGGATAGCGCTGCAAAAGATAATTTCGGAAGGGTTCACGGAGGTTGAGGTCGTCGGGCAGGCAGTCAACGGCAGGGAAGCCATTGAGCAGACGAAGCTGCTGAAGCCAGACCTCATTACTATGGACATCAAAATGCCGGGACTAAGCGGTCTCGAGGCCATTCAAGGGATTAAAGCGGCAGGCATTCGTACCAAATTCATTATGGTGACTGCGTTCGATACGTTTGAATTTGCCAGACAAGCGCTGCAGCTTGGCGTTAGCGATTATTTGCTCAAGCCAAGCAAGAAAGCGGTTATTCTCGAAACGATAGGCAAAGTCGTCGATGAGATTGTGGCGGAGCGCAAGGAACAGGAGCGCCTGCAGATGGAGTCGGAGCGATTGCGAAAGATGCTGCCGATTGTGGAGGCAGATATTGTGTCTCAGCTCTTGTTCGATGATGTTCAATCCGTACATCTTCGCGAGAATATCGCGCTGCTTGGTTTGCCGGGATCAAAAGGCGGGTTCGTCGTTAACCTGCTGCTCTCGGATTCGAAGAAGGGAGAAGGCGCCTTAGGCGATCTTGAGAATCTATACAGCACGATCATCGCGCAGCTGAACGATGCTACGGTTCATTTTTGGATCGGCAAGCTATCCGGCAAGCAAGTGCCGATTATCGTGTTCATGTCCGGCGAGCTTTCGTATCGCAATCATGCGGTTGGAATTGGCCGAAAGCTGGTGCAGCTTGTCCAGCGGCATAGCGAGTTCGAGCCCTTCGCCGGAATTGGCGGACTATGCATCGATATAGGCGATGCCATGCGCAAGTCTTATCACGAAGCGCTGCTCGCGTCCGTTGATCTCACTTTGCCTTCACGTTTCCGGTTGTACGAAGACCTACCGCAGCATGAAGGTGTTCCAGCCCGGATCGACACGCTCGAGATGGAGAAGAATGTGCTCGAGGAAGTCCGTCGCGGAAATTGGGAAGCGGCGGCTGATCAGGCCATTCAAATGATTGATGCCTATGAAGGAGCAGGTGAGCAGCTCAGCATGGCGCAGCAGCGCATCTTCGAGGTGCTTATCATCGTAACCCGGATGCTTCATGAGATGAGCGTCGGCGTGGATACACCGTACTATCCGAACCAATCGGCAAGCTATGTGCTGCTGAAAGCCGAGACGAGGACCATCTTTAATCGGCTGGCTCAAACAGCAGCTGCGCTGGAAGGCGAGATGGAGTCCGATCTTTTGCTGACGTTGAAGCGCTACATTAAGGAGCACGCGCATGAGGAATTATCGCTTGAGCGCATTGCGGCACACGTTGACCGGAATCCTTTCTACGTAAGCAAATTGTTTAAAGAATATTTTGGCATGAACTATATTGATTATTTAACTGAATGTCGTGTGGAGACTGCGAAGCAATTAATGCAGGAAACGGATAAGAGCTTGAAGGAGATCACGTTTGACATCGGCTACAATGACCCGAATTATTTCAGTCGTGTATTCAGGAAGATCGTCGGCAGTACGCCAACCGATTACCGGAAACAGCTGCTGCGGCCGTCCGTGAAGAAGCAAAGCTAA
- a CDS encoding sensor histidine kinase, which produces MKTIRSKMMLLSILIWIIMALIWLSMSAFNQKTVEQYNQILQRYLLMNQASQQSQQTLTSLNNYRITPTEANLKQYVNDNNMLFHTKSELSWLRNPNNEMQLDNFQNMIESQSEAMDLVVRFQKDNDEDSVAKKFDEASNITKYISETTLTLISGEQKTYDAFYRKIIKRSNDLFRMGFWTLALVSLLLLLFSFRFVNSVTQPILKLTQASRELSRGNFHKPIEISNNDDMAFLARTLDNMRLNIGNLFDEIQSKAQLEYDLHKHKLMLKESELKSLQSQINPHFLFNTLNMLSKEAFLAGADKTSELISSVAGMLRYNLRRMDSRVSLRDEVEVLEEYLTIQKARFDDRMTVIREIDEEALDIEVPILILQPLAENVFIYAIEPSEHGGTLTLRVKQEEDHVIVQVEDTGQGMSLEQIEKLLSEAESSTYKGHSTGIGIRNVLHRLQLFYGVEDIISIESKIGEGTCITLTLPRGKQQ; this is translated from the coding sequence ATGAAGACCATCCGCAGCAAAATGATGCTTTTGTCGATTCTCATCTGGATCATTATGGCGCTTATTTGGCTGTCTATGAGTGCATTCAATCAGAAGACGGTTGAGCAGTACAACCAGATTCTGCAGCGCTACCTGCTCATGAATCAAGCATCTCAGCAGAGCCAGCAGACACTGACTTCCTTGAACAATTATCGTATTACGCCGACAGAGGCCAATCTTAAACAGTATGTGAATGATAATAATATGCTGTTTCATACCAAATCCGAGCTGAGCTGGCTTCGCAATCCGAACAATGAGATGCAGCTGGACAACTTTCAAAATATGATTGAGAGCCAGTCTGAAGCGATGGATCTCGTCGTTCGGTTCCAGAAGGACAATGATGAAGACTCGGTTGCTAAAAAATTCGATGAAGCATCGAACATTACCAAATATATTTCCGAGACTACGCTGACGCTGATCAGCGGCGAACAGAAGACGTATGATGCGTTCTATCGCAAAATCATCAAACGAAGCAATGATTTGTTCCGAATGGGTTTCTGGACGCTCGCTCTGGTATCGCTCTTGCTGCTGCTTTTCTCGTTCCGATTCGTGAACAGCGTTACCCAGCCTATTCTTAAGCTAACGCAGGCGTCGCGCGAGCTTTCGCGCGGTAACTTTCATAAGCCGATCGAAATCAGCAATAACGACGATATGGCTTTTCTCGCGAGGACACTCGACAACATGCGGCTGAACATCGGTAATCTATTCGATGAAATTCAGAGCAAGGCGCAGCTGGAATATGACCTGCACAAGCATAAGCTGATGCTCAAAGAAAGTGAATTGAAGAGCTTGCAGAGCCAGATTAATCCTCATTTTCTGTTCAATACGCTGAATATGCTTTCGAAGGAAGCCTTTTTGGCTGGCGCGGACAAGACGAGTGAGCTAATTAGCTCGGTTGCTGGCATGCTTCGTTACAATTTGCGCCGAATGGACAGCCGTGTGTCCTTGCGCGATGAGGTTGAAGTGCTGGAGGAGTATTTGACCATCCAGAAAGCTCGATTCGATGATAGGATGACGGTTATTCGCGAGATTGACGAGGAAGCGCTTGATATCGAGGTGCCAATCTTAATATTACAACCATTGGCGGAGAACGTCTTTATTTATGCGATCGAACCGTCTGAGCATGGTGGGACGTTAACGCTGCGCGTGAAGCAAGAGGAGGATCATGTCATCGTTCAAGTTGAAGATACCGGACAAGGCATGAGTCTGGAGCAAATCGAGAAGCTTTTGTCGGAAGCGGAGAGCTCCACTTATAAAGGCCATTCAACAGGTATCGGCATTCGCAACGTCCTGCACCGGCTTCAATTGTTCTACGGAGTCGAGGATATTATTTCTATAGAGTCGAAAATCGGCGAAGGTACATGTATTACGCTTACGCTTCCGAGGGGGAAACAACAATGA
- a CDS encoding substrate-binding domain-containing protein: MKKPVFYSIIGISLAALAVTLYSMFTLYSNDLGMSNVAEPVSTSSKPHIVIISQEQGSYMMNEIQRGARDAAASHGMAIEFWGVYRSNVEELIKQVDIAIASKVDGIIIEGVDRPDFVQIVNKAIFRGIPVVTINSDSPGSLRKSYVGSDHYQEGILMGKHIAQKLGGQGTVGVITNTEASDTDKLRQQGLHEVLRNYPDIKLVTASKDNENENAPANTQTFDILNHFPAAKAFIGLPTESGRSIVQAGGTRSRSSHYQVFMFDDSPQTMKLIQDNVVESGLSQHYEEMGKMSVDLVKRWLDSDQLPLHNSYFTPISVVDTADEGGGK; the protein is encoded by the coding sequence ATGAAGAAGCCCGTTTTCTATTCCATCATCGGAATTAGCTTGGCCGCTTTGGCCGTTACGCTCTATTCCATGTTTACGCTATATTCCAATGACCTTGGCATGTCGAACGTTGCGGAGCCCGTATCAACGTCATCCAAGCCTCATATCGTCATTATTTCTCAGGAGCAGGGCAGCTACATGATGAACGAGATTCAGCGCGGGGCGCGGGACGCGGCGGCATCGCACGGCATGGCAATCGAATTCTGGGGAGTCTACCGCTCGAATGTGGAAGAGCTTATTAAGCAGGTCGATATTGCAATCGCTTCCAAAGTTGATGGCATCATTATCGAAGGCGTTGACCGGCCTGATTTTGTTCAAATTGTTAATAAGGCGATATTCAGGGGAATTCCGGTCGTGACCATTAATTCAGATTCACCGGGCAGTCTGCGCAAGTCGTATGTCGGCTCAGACCATTATCAAGAAGGCATTCTGATGGGGAAGCATATCGCGCAAAAGCTTGGTGGACAAGGCACGGTAGGCGTCATTACGAACACGGAAGCGTCGGACACGGATAAGCTGCGGCAGCAAGGATTACATGAAGTGCTGAGGAACTATCCGGACATCAAGCTCGTTACCGCTTCGAAGGACAATGAGAATGAGAATGCGCCTGCGAATACGCAAACCTTTGATATTCTGAATCATTTTCCGGCTGCAAAAGCATTTATCGGTTTGCCAACGGAGTCCGGCAGAAGCATCGTGCAAGCAGGGGGGACTCGATCGCGGTCGAGCCACTATCAAGTATTTATGTTCGACGATTCCCCTCAGACGATGAAGCTGATCCAGGATAATGTCGTTGAATCCGGCTTGTCACAGCATTATGAGGAAATGGGCAAAATGAGCGTTGATCTCGTAAAACGATGGCTCGACAGCGATCAACTTCCGCTTCATAACAGTTATTTTACTCCGATCAGCGTCGTGGATACGGCAGATGAAGGGGGCGGCAAATAG